A section of the Ornithinimicrobium sufpigmenti genome encodes:
- a CDS encoding winged helix-turn-helix domain-containing protein has product MTARDDAGAARRPERGGERTSPRTSERSALRTLAHPLRSRILAELRVHGRATASDLARALDTHTGATSYHLRQLEAVGLVQDTATGTGRRRVWEAVAQEDVGLVTVSSGGGEEDVDEDDAHAVDWLALDYLAHFGDRARSWLTEQHAWDPVWQDVCGLQDHTVQVTAEQATALRAELLEVLERYRRVGQGNPQAKRVVVYTCALPVDRRSP; this is encoded by the coding sequence ATGACCGCCCGAGACGACGCCGGGGCCGCCCGCCGTCCTGAGCGCGGCGGGGAGCGCACCAGCCCCCGCACCTCGGAGCGGTCCGCGCTGCGGACCCTGGCCCATCCCCTGCGCAGCCGGATCCTGGCCGAGCTGCGCGTGCACGGCCGGGCCACCGCCAGCGACCTGGCCCGGGCCCTCGACACGCACACCGGCGCCACGTCATACCACCTGCGTCAGCTCGAGGCCGTCGGCCTGGTCCAGGACACTGCCACTGGCACCGGCCGGCGCAGGGTGTGGGAGGCGGTGGCGCAGGAGGACGTCGGCCTGGTCACCGTGAGCTCCGGGGGCGGCGAGGAGGACGTCGACGAGGACGACGCACATGCCGTGGACTGGCTCGCGCTGGACTACCTCGCCCACTTCGGGGACCGAGCGCGGTCCTGGCTGACCGAGCAGCACGCCTGGGACCCGGTCTGGCAGGACGTGTGCGGCCTGCAGGACCACACGGTGCAGGTCACCGCCGAACAGGCCACCGCGCTGCGCGCCGAGCTGCTGGAGGTGCTGGAGCGCTATCGCCGGGTCGGTCAGGGCAACCCCCAGGCCAAGCGGGTGGTCGTCTACACCTGCGCCCTGCCGGTCGACCGCCGCTCACCCTGA